One window of the Podospora pseudocomata strain CBS 415.72m chromosome 7, whole genome shotgun sequence genome contains the following:
- the MKK1 gene encoding Protein kinase C signaling pathway involved MAPKK protein (EggNog:ENOG503NUYZ; COG:T), translating to MVASDNQSSEAAAPRPQPPNLTLEFPSPQPSPGSSVPKMNSVPLLRPALPGGNRSGGRAPRLGLAIPPSPNAKPLSNPGPAPGRPALPTLHLATPMGSSSVVPQEQPQHIKPALSLQSASGGSESSAAHSRSGSFGPFDGRASNPTSAGSQFSALSFAEQYGIGPTRHAGTGDPVSAVGSLYSNASESVGMERENSLHGLESFDKLSLDKARSADVEDLDDEGWRIVSMEKRIVELGSLGEGAGGAVTRCKLKGGNTVFALKVITTNPDPDVKRQIVRELGFNKDCMSEHICRYYGAFVDPSTATISIAMEFCEGGSLDSIYKEVKRLGGRTGEKVLGKISEGVLQGLTYLHSKKIIHRDIKPSNILLCRNGEVKLCDFGVSGEFGTKGDANTFIGTSYYMAPERITGQSYTITSDVWSTGVTLLEVAQHRFPFPADGTEMQPRAGLIDLLTYIVRQPIPKLKDEPEASIFWSDSFKYFIECCLEKDPLRRATPWRMLEHPWMVEMKTKRVNMSKYLTQVWGWDDKK from the exons ATGGTCGCTTCAGACAATCAGAGCAGCGAGGCCGCTGCGCCTCGG CCTCAGCCACCAAACCTTACCCTGGAgttcccatcaccacagccCTCGCCCGGCTCCTCCGTCCCGAAGATGAACAGCgttcccctcctccgtcccgcCCTCCCAGGAGGTAACCGCTCCGGCGGACGTGCTCCCCGTCTCGGCCTCGCcatccctccatcccccaacGCAAAACCACTCAGCAACCCCGGCCCGGCCCCAGGTAGACCAGCACTCCCGACTCTTCATCTTGCTACCCCCATGGGAAGCAGCAGCGTGGTCCCGCAagaacaaccacaacacatCAAGCCCGCCCTCAGTCTCCAATCCGCCAGTGGCGGCAGCGAATCCAGCGCCGCCCACTCCAGATCCGGCTCTTTCGGCCCCTTTGACGGCCGCGCGAGCAACCCAACCAGTGCCGGGTCGCAGTTCAGCGCTTTGTCGTTTGCTGAGCAGTATGGCATTGGACCGACTAGACACGCCGGGACAGGGGACCCGGTATCAGCCGTGGGATCGCTCTACTCAAACGCCAGCGAGAGCGTCGGCatggaaagagaaaacagCCTACACGGGCTGGAGAGCTTCGACAAGCTGAGCCTAGACAAGGCGAGGAGCGCGGATGTGGAGGATCTGGACGATGAAGGCTGGAGGATCGTGAGCATGGAGAAGAGGATTGTCGAgctggggagtttgggagagggtgcgGGTGGTGCGGTGACGAGGTGTAAGCTCAAGGGGGGGAACACGGTTTTCGCTCTCAAG GTCATCACAACCAACCCCGACCCCGACGTCAAACGCCAAATCGTCCGCGAGCTCGGCTTCAACAAGGACTGCATGTCGGAGCACATCTGCAGGTACTACGGCGCCTTTGTCGACCCCTCGaccgccaccatctccatcgcGATGGAATTCTGCGAGGGCGGCTCGCTCGACTCCATCTACAAGGAAGTCAAGCGCCTCGGCGGCCGCACAGGAGAAAAAGTCCTCGGGAAGATTTCCGAGGGCGTCCTCCAGGGCCTGACCTACCTCCACAGCAAAAAGATCATTCACCGTGACATCAAACCGagcaacatcctcctctgccgcAACGGGGAGGTTAAGCTTTGCGACTTTGGTGTGTCGGGTGAGTTTGGCACCAAGGGAGATGCCAACACTTTTATCGGAACGAGTTACTACATGGCTCCGGAACGGATCACGGGGCAGTCATACACCATCACGAGCGACGTCTGGTCGACGGGCGTGACGCTGCTGGAAGTTGCGCAGCATAGGTTTCCGTTTCCTGCGGACGGGACCGAGATGCAGCCTAGGGCGGGGTTGATTGATTTGTTGACGTATATTGTGAGGCAGCCGATTCCCAAGCTGAAGGACGAGCCCGAGGCGAGCATTTTTTGGAGTGATAGTTTTAAGTATTTTATTGAGTGCTG TCTGGAGAAGGATCCGCTTAGGAGGGCAACGCCGTGGAGGATGCTGGAGCACCcttggatggtggagatgaagaccAAGAGGGTGAATATGAGCAAGTATTTGACGcaggtttgggggtgggatgatAAGAAGTGA
- the PUS7 gene encoding multisubstrate pseudouridine synthase 7 (BUSCO:EOG09261EY9; COG:S; EggNog:ENOG503NX34) gives MAQRPNTHLPAVRLETEKNLGITHRSAALNFAWTGDIRKRYTDFLVYEINIDGSVIHLYDFIEDKPAHSPTESQLQNKSTALVPASTGPRKQENKAPIVVQEISKEDQEKLIKLIGESTAKKLIEVDNNVQRKVLMSAENRTVVFDPIDDRSQRAEVHQEIRRIFNSRVETVANSEGVITATPSKWAVTRGSSNNRTPSQTFGSRRDNTRGQDRNVSFAKLGGEYLHFTMYKENKDTMDAINTIARLLKIKATNFGFAGTKDRRAATVQRISVRYQRASNLTWLNTRIPNVKVGDFVHKEQPLSLGQHGGNEFIITLKNCSPLGGSECSVAQRMKMIQQTVECGLAYLKHNGYINYFGLQRFGTHTIGTHLLGMKILQGDFEGVIDAILYVDDHYIQEAFNNVGSSHGTKRDFDHSHGNGNNASTANRDDYDRARAITIWKTSKNASKAVEGLPKRFSSEIALIRHLGKNPKDFTGAILSITRSMRMMYIHAFQSYVWNHAASRRWSKYGARVIEGDIVLNEDVEDATTRPSEDDEFDTYDDNEVAHVFPQAHVVTAEDLAAEKYTIFDVVLPTPGYDVVYPQNEIGEFYVEFMGKEENGGLNPYDMRRKNREFSLSGSYRALMGRFITEPQYAIRAYVDDTEQMYPTDLDFATHKKAQQKKSLAQPKPASQAANSWNAFAANPAAFDDALAEFQRRRKASEGPAFEVKTVIKETWVETGVNGSAKRVKVARHQQEIESPPETPQADALTRRSSDPELQARMKAALFPGNTEAPAVVPQEDLEMVDTPCAPTPARGPAFLLKSPPVGKGVSLLDSYSPIAEPAAPLQQKPGILSGDGGLGVPKGPNTSGARGLSDTFYAAGGDDPFVGQTSPPTTIVKKEESDSVAKSESDEWYGKKELAGLLGGPTALVKTEQEDDAAPSTSQALVKVEDDCKSDSSVEELINGVPLPKFYTASNNPLLPPKNIVDVDTLDPRARKIAVILKFQLKTSNYATVVLRELMGTTVE, from the exons ATGGCTCAGCGTCCCAACACACACCTGCCCGCGGTGCGTTTGGAGACTGAGAAGAATCTGGGCATCACCCATCGTTCTGCCGCCCTGAACTTTGCCTGGACTGGCGATATCCGCAAGCG ATATACCGATTTCCTTGTGTATGAGATCAACATAGATGGTTCTGTCATCCACCTTTACGACTTCATTGAAGACAAGCCGGCTCACTCCCCGACTGAGAGTCAGCTTCAG AACAAGTCGACTGCTCTTGTTCCCGCTTCGACTGGGCCTCGCAAGCAGGAAAACAAAGCCCCTATTGTGGTCCAAGAGATTTCCAAGGAGGACCAGGAGAAGCTCATTAAGTTGATCGGCGAGTCGacagccaagaagctcatcgagGTCGACAACAATGTGCAACGCAAAGTGCTCATGAGCGCCGAAAACCGCACTGTCGTCTTCGACCCGATTGACGATCGCTCTCAACGTGCCGAAGTCCATCAGGAGATTCGTCGCATCTTCAACAGCCGTGTGGAGACTGTTGCCAACTCTGAAGGCGTCATCACTGCGACCCCCTCCAAGTGGGCTGTCACCCGTGGCAGCAGTAACAACCGCACTCCTAGCCAGACATTTGGTTCCCGTCGCGACAATACTAGAGGTCAAGATCGCAACGTCAGCTTCGCCAAGCTGGGTGGTGAATATCTCCACTTCACCATGTacaaggagaacaaggatACGATGGACGCAATCAACACAATCGCCCGTCTCTTGAAGATCAAGGCCACAAACTTTGGCTTTGCCGGCACCAAAGATCGCCGTGCCGCGACTGTTCAGCGGATCAGTGTCCGCTACCAGAGGGCCTCGAACCTCACTTGGTTGAACACCCGTATCCCTAACGTCAAGGTTGGTGATTTTGTGCACAAGGAGCAGCCACTCTCTCTTGGTCAACACGGTGGCAATGAgttcatcatcactctcaaGAACTGCTCCCCTCTCGGTGGCAGTGAATGCTCTGTTGCTCAGCGCATGAAGATGATTCAACAGACGGTCGAGTGCGGCCTTGCCTATCTTAAGCATAACGGATACATCAACTACTTTGGTCTTCAGCGCTTCGGCACCCACACCATCGGGACCCACCTTCTTGGCATGAAGATCCTGCAAGGCGATTTCGAGGGCGTCATCGACGCCATTCTTTATGTCGATGATCACTACATTCAGGAGGCCTTCAATAACGTTGGCTCATCTCACGGGACCAAGCGTGATTTTGATCACAGCCACGGCAATGGCAACAACGCCAGCACTGCCAACCGCGATGACTACGATCGTGCCcgcgccatcaccatctgGAAGACTTCCAAGAATGCGAGCAAGGCTGTGGAGGGCCTACCCAAGAGATTCAGCTCTGAAATCGCTCTCATCCGCCACCTTGGCAAGAACCCAAAGGACTTTACGGGTGCAATTCTGAGCATCACGCGTAGTATGCGAATGATGTACATTCACGCCTTCCAGTCCTACGTCTGGAACCACGCTGCATCCCGTCGTTGGTCCAAGTATGGCGCTCGTGTCATTGAAGGCGACATTGTCTTGAacgaggatgttgaggatgcCACCACTCGTCccagcgaggatgatgagttcGACACTTACGACGACAATGAGGTCGCTCATGTCTTCCCCCAAGCTCACGTGGTTACTGCCGAGGACCTGGCCGCTGAGAAGTACACCATCTTCGATGTCGTTCTCCCCACTCCCGGCTATGATGTCGTCTATCCCCAGAATGAGATTGGCGAGTTCTACGTCGAGTTCAtgggcaaggaggaaaaTGGCGGTCTGAATCCCTACGACATGCGTCGCAAGAATCGGGAGTTCTCTCTCAGCGGCAGCTACCGCGCCCTCATGGGTCGCTTCATTACTGAGCCCCAATACGCCATTCGGGCTTATGTCGATGACACTGAGCAAATGTACCCCACTGACTTGGATTTTGCTACTCACAAGAAGGCCCAGCAGAAGAAGTCTCTGGCCCAgcccaagccagccagccaggcTGCCAACTCTTGGAATGCCTTTGCCGCCAATCCTGCGGCATTTGATGATGCTTTGGCTGAGTTTCAGCGCCGGCGCAAGGCTAGCGAAGGGCCTGCTTTTGAAGTCAAGACAGTCATCAAGGAGACTTGGGTCGAAACTGGTGTCAACGGCTCCGCTAAGCGCGTCAAGGTTGCCCGTCATCAGCAAGAGATTGAGTCACCGCCCGAGACTCCTCAGGCCGACGCTTTGACCAGGCGTTCTTCTGATCCCGAGCTTCAGGCTCGCATGAAAGCCGCGCTGTTCCCTGGGAACACGGAGGCTCCGGCTGTCGTCCCCCAAGAGGATCTCGAAATGGTCGACACCCCTTGCGCCCCTACACCTGCCAGGGGCCCTGCTTTCCTCTTGAAGTCGCCCCCCGTCGGCAAGGGTGTTTCCCTTCTTGACTCGTACTCTCCCATCGCTGAGCCTGCCGCTCCTCTCCAGCAGAAGCCTGGTATTTTGTCTGGGGATGGCGGTCTCGGCGTCCCGAAGGGTCCCAATACCTCTGGCGCCCGAGGTCTTTCTGACACGTTCTACGCCGCTGGCGGGGACGACCCTTTTGTTGGCCAAACTTCGCCTCCTACGACCATtgtgaagaaagaagagagcGACTCGGTTGCCAAGTCAGAATCCGATGAATGGTACGGGAAGAAGGAATTGGCTGGTCTCCTCGGCGGCCCGACTGCTCTCGTCAAGACTGAGCAGGAAGACGACGCAGCGCCCTCTACCTCCCAGGCGCTCGTCAAGGTTGAGGACGACTGCAAGTCGGATTCCAGTGTCGAAGAGTTGATCAATGGTGTCCCCTTGCCCAAATTCTACACGGCGTCCAACAACCCGTTGTTGCCTCCCAAGAACATTGTCGACGTCGACACTCTCGACCCCAGGGCGCGCAAGATTGCTGTCATTCTCAAATTTCAGCTCAAGACTAGCAACTATGCCACTGTTGTGCTCCGTGAGCTCATGGGTACTACCGTCGAGTAG
- a CDS encoding hypothetical protein (EggNog:ENOG503NV3P; COG:S), protein MPSSKKKKPQQPAQGEPSNPTAPAVETTDPQTNKPNIVDIHTHMYPASYIKLLESRNTIPLIRSFPGHPEPRLVLLPSEVPLLSNPSPSHPPGRPLTEAYTSLDAKIAFMDKHNISISVLSLANPWLEFLSTSPDPSSLLEPALRINVEFEVMCNQHPGRLYFFGVLPLHPENTLCALPLVLSMKMKFKHCRGVIIGTNGLGKGLDDPDMEDVFEMLEEDDLPIFLHPHYGLPNQVFGERAEKGEYGHVLSLALGFPMETTVAVSRMYLSGMFDKFPKLKVILAHGGGTLPFLAARIESCIRHDGYLHKKEKEGRGKIKRSIWEVLNSQVYLDAVVYGEVGLKAAIQASGERGVERLMFGTDHPFFPPLEEGEEEWGSVVMNTEAVNKGLGEGSKEARMVLEENAIKILNLEKP, encoded by the coding sequence ATGCCttccagcaagaagaagaagccccaGCAACCCGCACAGGGGGaaccctccaacccaaccgccCCCGCAGTCGAAACAACAGATCCCCAGACCAACAAGCCCAACATCGTCGACATCCACACCCATATGTACCCCGCCTCCTACATCAAGCTTCTCGAATCCCGCAACACCATTCCCCTCATCCGGTCCTTCCCTGGCCACCCTGAACCtcgcctcgtcctcctcccctctgaggtccccctcctttccaacccttccccatcccaccctccAGGACGCCCCCTGACAGAAGCCTACACCTCCCTCGACGCCAAGATCGCCTTCATGGACAAGCacaacatctccatctcggtcctctccctcgccaacccctggctcgagttcctctccacctcccccgaccCCTCATCCCTCTTGGAACCCGCTCTCAGAATCAACGTCGAGTTCGAAGTCATGTGCAATCAACACCCCGGCCGGCTCTACTTTTTCGgcgtcctccccctccaccccgaaAACACCTTGTGTGCACTCCCATTGGTTCTCTCCATGAAGATGAAATTCAAACACTGCCGAGGTGTCATCATCGGCACCAATGGGCTGGGAAAAGGTCTCGATGATCCGGACATGGAGGACGTTTTTGAAAtgttggaggaagatgacCTGCCAATATTTCTCCACCCGCATTATGGGTTGCCAAATCAGGTGTTTGgagagagggcggagaagggggagtaCGGGCATGTGTTATCGTTGGCGTTAGGGTTCCCGATGGAGACGACGGTGGCGGTGTCGAGGATGTATCTGTCGGGCATGTTTGACAAGTTTCCCAAGCTAAAAGTCATTCTGGCGCATGGGGGTGGGACGTTGCCGTTTTTGGCGGCGAGGATTGAGAGTTGCATTCGGCATGATGGGTATTTgcacaagaaggagaaggaagggcGTGGGAAGATCAAAAGGTCGATATGGGAGGTGTTGAACAGTCAGGTGTATCTGGATGCGGTGGTGTATGGGGAGGTTGGACTGAAAGCGGCGATTCAGGCGTcgggggagagaggggtggaGAGGCTGATGTTTGGGACTGATCAtcccttcttcccaccgttagaggaaggggaggaggaatgggGGAGTGTGGTGATGAATACTGAGGCTGTGAATAaggggctgggggaggggagcaaggaggcgaggatggtgttggaggagaatgCGATCAAGATTTTGAACTTGGAGAAACCCTGA
- the DBP8 gene encoding putative RNA helicase (EggNog:ENOG503NVJF; COG:A), translating to MAATHLIEDYISSHHTDVMPSAASKKTGKVKPVPVDEDIHSDDVNSGPDSGSDSDDSNHSDWDSDSLDSDSPRKRRRTEPKDVQVVDDDDNDDDEDDVPKVIQSAYSVASRIKPQKSQADKEAEAVKATLPEPTTGVTVSTDSNTTFESLGVRPWLVQSLANMAIKRPTAIQRESIPMLLKGRDCIGGSRTGSGKTVAFSVPILQQWAENPSAIFGVILTPTRELALQIFEQVKAISSPHSLKAILVTGGADMRAQAIALAQRPHIVIATPGRLADHIRTSGYDTVCGLGRVRFVVLDEADRLLADNGPGSMLPDVEECLSALPPAEKRQTLLFTATITPEVMALKNIPRKPGREPVFVCEVDTEKLAIPPTLKQMHLQVPVTHREHYLHMFLLTEQNVDKSIIIFCNRTSTADFLHHLLRLLDHRVTSLHSKLPQRQRIDNLGRFRASAARILVATDVAARGLDIPEVKMVINYDIPRDPDDYIHRVGRTARAGRKGDAVTFVGQRDVDLVLAIEERVGRKMEAWEEEGVNLETRVVREALKLVSEKKREALLELEEGKEVGGKRKRGMEKLRAT from the exons ATGGCAGCAACACATCTCATCGAGGACTATATCTCATCACACCACACAGACGTCATGCCATCAGCTGCCTCAAAAAAGACCGGAAAGGTCAAGCCGGTGCCGGTGGATGAGGATATCCATTCAGATGATGTAAACTCAGGACCAGATTCTGGCTCTGATTCAGACGACTCCAATCACTCAGACTGGGACTCGGATTCACTGGATAGCGACAGCCCCAGAAAACGCCGCCGAACAGAACCAAAAGATGTTCAagtcgtcgacgacgacgacaacgatgatgatgaagatgatgtccCAAAAGTCATCCAGTCTGCCTACAGCGTAGCGTCACGCATCAAGCCTCAAAAATCCCAGGCCGACaaagaggccgaggccgtAAAGGCGACCCTCCCGGAGCCCACCACCGGGGTCACGGTCTCTACCgactccaacaccaccttcgAGTCCCTAGGAGTCCGCCCGTGGCTGGTTCAGTCCCTCGCCAACATGGCTATCAAACGGCCCACCGCCATTCAAAGAGAAAGCATCCCCATGCTTCTCAAAGGAAGAGACTGCATCGGTGGCAGTAGGACAGGTTCCGGCAAAACAGTCGCCTTTTCAGTCCCCATCCTTCAACAATGGGCCGAGAATCCATCGGCCATCTTTGGCGTCATTCTCACTCCTACTCG TGAACTCGCCCTCCAAATCTTCGAACAAGTCAaggccatctcctcccctcacTCCCTCAAAGCAATCCTCGTCACTGGAGGCGCAGACATGCGGGCCCAGGCCATCGCCCTCGCCCAAAGGCCACACATCGTCATCGCCACCCCCGGCCGTCTAGCCGACCACATCCGCACTTCCGGCTACGACACAGTCTGCGGCTTGGGTCGCGTGAGATTCGTCGTGCTAGACGAAGCAGACAGGTTGCTTGCCGACAACGGTCCTGGTTCCATGCTCCCAGACGTGGAAGAGTGTCTCTCCGCCTTGCCACCGGCCGAGAAACGGCAGACACTCTTGTTCACCGCTACCATCACCCCGGAAGTCATGGCTCTCAAGAATATACCCAGAAAACCTGGGAGAGAGCCGGTGTTTGTGTGTGAAGTTGACACGGAGAAGTTGGCGATTCCACCAACGCTTAAGCAGATGCATTTACAGGTTCCTGTTACACACAGGGAGCACTACTTGCACATGTTTTTGCTGACGGAGCAAAACGTCGACAAGAGCATTATTATCTTTTGCAACAGGACGTCAACAGCTGATTTCCTCCATCATTTACTTCGGTTGTTGGACCATAGGGTAACGAGTCTACACTCTAAACTGCCCCAACGGCAGCGGATAGACAACCTGGGCAGATTCAGAGCGTCGGCCGCAAGGATTTTGGTGGCGACGGATGTGGCGGCCAGAGGTTTGGATATTCCTGAAGTGAAGATGGTGATCAACTATGATATCCCGAGAGATCCAGATGATTACATTCATCGCGTCGGTCGCACGGCCAGAGCGGGAAGGAAGGGCGATGCGGTCACGTTTGTTGGGCAGAGGGATGTTGATTTGGTGCTGGCGATTGAGGAGAGagtggggaggaagatggaggcgtgggaggaggagggcgtgAACTTGGagacgagggtggtgagggaggcgttgaagTTGGTGagcgagaagaagagggaggcgttgctggagttggaggaggggaaggaggttggcgggaagaggaagagggggatggagaAGCTGAGGGCTACTTGA
- a CDS encoding hypothetical protein (COG:Q; EggNog:ENOG503NVWS), whose translation MGSTAVEQDGLVIPIINFSDFLSGSPESKAATAKAILTAFRTSGFLYLSHTPIPPDLLTSVFVNSASFFDHGEDFKKKYLWTTPDANRGYSAPGREKVTQLTKPDEVESLREKVPDLKESFEIGREDEPGHPNCWPELAGFREVMTEFHRRCHELNVEVMRAIAVGMGLGEGFFDGFVDRGDNTLRLLHYPAVGKERFVDARPVEGTVVVNAGDLLARWANDGLKSTIHRVVEPPPPKEEGGSEEVKEYPARYSVAYFCNPNFDSFIEAIPGTYGGEKGEKKYKGIYSGEYLVQRLSATY comes from the exons ATGGGCTCAACAGCAGTGGAACAAGACGGCCTCGTCATTCCT ATCATCAACTTTTCCGATTTCCTCTCTGGCTCCCCCGAATCCAAAGCTGCTACCGCCAAAGCAATCCTCACTGCCTTTCGGACTTCAGGCTTTCTCTACCTCTcccacacccccatcccccccgacCTCTTGACCTCTGTCTTTGTCAACTCTGCCAGCTTTTTTGATCACGGAGAAGACTTCAAGAAGAAGTACCTGTGGACCACACCCGATGCCAATAGGGGGTACTCGGCCCCCGGCAGAGAAAAAGTGACGCAGCTGACGAAGCCGGACGAGGTGGAGAGTttaagggagaaggtgccCGATCTGAAGGAGAGTTTTGAgattgggagggaggatgagcCTGGTCATCCTAACTGCTGGCCCGAGTTGGCAGGGTTCAGGGAGGTGATGACTGAGTTTCACAGACGGTGTCATGAGCTGAATGTGGAGGTTATGAGGGCTATTGCTGTGggtatggggttgggggaggggtttttTGATGGGTTTGTGGACAGGGGGGATAATACGTTACGGTTGTTGCATTATCCGGCTGTGGGAAAGGAAAG gtttgtgGATGCGAGGCCTGTtgaggggacggtggtggtgaatgcGGGGGATTTGCTGGCTAGGTGGGCGAATGATGGGTTGAAGAGTACGATTCATCGGGTTGTTGAGCCTCCGCCtccgaaggaggagggggggagtgaAGAGGTGAAGGAGTATCCGGCCAGGTATAGTGTTGC GTACTTTTGCAACCCGAATTTCGACAGCTTCATCGAGGCTATTCCTGGGACTTATGGGGgcgagaagggggagaagaagtaTAAGGGGATATATAGCGGGGAGTATTTGGTGCAGAGGTTGAGTGCTACTtattga